One segment of Tamlana crocina DNA contains the following:
- a CDS encoding GNAT family N-acetyltransferase encodes MITLKGENIFLRALEPEDLEFVHEVENDEAVWEISNTQTPYSKFLIKQYLENAHKDIYEVKQLRLVISNYNKETIGLIDLFDFDFKNKRAGVGILVKSVNDRAKGYGKEALKMVVNYSFVHLGLHQLYCNISEENKASQKLFVSQGFKEVGLKKDWNVVNGSFKNEYLFQLIKNN; translated from the coding sequence ATGATTACTCTAAAAGGCGAAAACATATTTTTACGTGCGCTTGAGCCTGAAGATCTAGAGTTTGTCCATGAGGTAGAAAACGATGAAGCCGTTTGGGAAATCAGCAATACGCAAACGCCCTATTCCAAATTTTTAATCAAACAATATTTAGAGAATGCCCATAAAGATATTTATGAGGTAAAGCAATTGCGTTTGGTCATTTCAAATTACAATAAAGAAACGATTGGATTGATAGATTTGTTCGATTTCGATTTTAAAAATAAACGTGCCGGAGTGGGTATTTTGGTAAAATCGGTGAATGATCGTGCAAAAGGTTACGGCAAGGAAGCACTAAAAATGGTGGTTAATTACAGTTTTGTCCATTTGGGGTTGCATCAACTCTATTGCAATATTTCAGAAGAAAATAAAGCCAGCCAAAAGCTGTTCGTAAGTCAGGGGTTTAAAGAAGTCGGCCTCAAAAAAGATTGGAACGTAGTTAACGGTAGTTTTAAAAACGAATACCTATTTCAGCTTATTAAAAACAATTAA
- a CDS encoding low molecular weight protein-tyrosine-phosphatase, with translation MTKILMVCLGNICRSPLAEGILRSKLPSNGFTVDSAGTAAYHIGSTPDQRSVAVARKYGLDISNLRGRQFEVEDFDRFDFIYVMDSSNFQNVVKLARNNNDISKVKMILNEVHPKKDFEVPDPYYGGDQGFENVYNMLNEACDIIAKKVNP, from the coding sequence ATGACAAAAATACTCATGGTTTGCCTCGGAAACATTTGCCGTTCTCCATTGGCAGAAGGTATTTTACGATCTAAACTACCCTCCAATGGTTTTACCGTAGATTCGGCGGGAACAGCTGCTTACCACATTGGAAGCACGCCCGACCAACGCTCGGTGGCCGTAGCCAGAAAATACGGATTGGATATTTCAAATTTAAGAGGACGCCAGTTTGAAGTTGAAGATTTTGACCGATTCGATTTCATTTACGTTATGGACAGTTCTAATTTCCAGAACGTCGTAAAACTGGCTAGAAACAACAACGACATTTCAAAAGTGAAAATGATTTTAAACGAAGTTCACCCTAAAAAAGACTTCGAAGTGCCCGACCCCTACTACGGCGGCGATCAAGGTTTTGAAAATGTTTATAACATGCTTAACGAAGCCTGCGATATTATCGCAAAAAAAGTAAACCCCTAA
- a CDS encoding trypsin-like peptidase domain-containing protein yields the protein MKKILALVLVSALGGIFTLGAYKLFLEEKQPVVVTAQTETPTFLPTSNIGNLNNILESPDFSLAAENTVNAVVHVKNVTLSSGQFTLQDLFSGRQPQQRAQMGTGSGVIINSDGYIITNNHVIKNAHELSVTLNNNKTYTAELIGADAKTDIALLKINADEDLPYVTFADSDTVKVGEWVLAVGNPFNLTSTVTAGIVSAKSRDLSGTSSQSFIQTDAAVNPGNSGGALVNTNGELVGINTAITSQTGSYIGYSFAVPSNIARKVIEDIMEYGNVQNGILGIEGVPLPIDNTTAERLDIDVSSVRGDTEGIYIGGVVEDSGADKAGLKKGDIIKEIDNIKVSKFSDLTGHLSAKRPNDVVQLKLSRSGNIETVNVTLAKRQTYNMPLVGLVKNAKSADLKKYKASNGVKILELNDRYEAYWRRNGITEGCIVTAINDEKVDSVDDIQRILKNNTSSEMRIELINTNGEKERYNFR from the coding sequence ATGAAGAAAATTTTAGCACTAGTATTGGTTTCTGCACTGGGAGGTATTTTCACTCTGGGAGCCTACAAGCTTTTTTTAGAAGAAAAACAACCCGTTGTGGTTACTGCACAAACGGAAACCCCAACTTTTTTACCCACAAGTAATATTGGCAATTTAAATAACATTTTAGAGTCACCCGACTTTTCCCTTGCCGCAGAAAATACGGTAAATGCCGTGGTGCACGTTAAAAATGTAACCCTAAGTTCTGGTCAGTTTACGTTACAGGATTTGTTTTCCGGACGGCAACCACAACAGCGCGCCCAGATGGGAACAGGCTCGGGAGTGATTATAAATTCCGATGGTTACATTATTACCAACAACCACGTCATTAAAAACGCGCATGAGCTTTCGGTAACACTGAACAACAATAAAACCTACACGGCGGAACTGATTGGTGCCGATGCCAAAACCGACATCGCGCTATTAAAAATCAATGCCGATGAAGACCTACCTTATGTTACTTTTGCAGATTCAGACACGGTAAAAGTTGGTGAATGGGTATTGGCGGTGGGCAACCCGTTCAATCTGACTTCAACCGTAACGGCGGGCATTGTTAGTGCCAAATCGAGGGATTTATCAGGAACTAGTTCGCAATCGTTTATTCAAACGGATGCAGCGGTTAACCCAGGAAATTCTGGAGGTGCTTTGGTAAACACCAATGGTGAATTGGTGGGCATCAACACGGCCATTACCTCACAAACGGGATCGTACATTGGTTACTCGTTTGCCGTACCGAGCAATATTGCCCGAAAGGTGATTGAAGATATTATGGAATATGGTAACGTTCAAAACGGAATTTTAGGTATTGAAGGCGTGCCGTTACCAATAGATAACACTACTGCTGAACGATTGGACATCGATGTGTCATCCGTTAGAGGAGATACCGAAGGGATTTACATTGGTGGCGTTGTTGAAGATTCAGGTGCCGATAAAGCCGGATTGAAAAAAGGCGACATCATCAAGGAAATCGACAACATTAAAGTATCTAAATTTTCAGATTTAACAGGCCATTTAAGTGCCAAACGTCCTAACGACGTGGTGCAATTGAAGCTATCTAGAAGCGGTAATATTGAAACCGTTAACGTAACCTTGGCTAAACGCCAAACCTACAACATGCCTTTGGTGGGGCTTGTAAAAAACGCGAAGTCGGCAGACCTGAAAAAATACAAAGCTTCCAACGGCGTTAAAATTTTGGAACTGAACGACCGCTACGAAGCATATTGGAGAAGAAACGGTATTACTGAAGGTTGCATCGTTACGGCTATAAATGATGAAAAAGTAGATTCGGTTGATGATATTCAAAGAATACTGAAAAACAACACATCGTCCGAAATGCGCATTGAACTCATTAACACCAACGGCGAAAAGGAACGCTATAATTTCAGATAA
- the dapF gene encoding diaminopimelate epimerase, with protein MQQTFYKYQGTGNDFVMIDNRQQTFDKNNTKQINWLCDRRFGIGADGLILLENHDDYDFKMVYYNADGNESTMCGNGGRCLVAFAQQLGVIKNKCTFEAIDGLHHAKINDGIVELQMQDVDTVEQFKNHVFLNTGSPHHVQFENKIEGFDIKNVGAKIRYGQPYNQEGTNVNFVKKIDDGAFRVRTYERGVEDETLSCGTGVTAVAIGMHYIGETEKNLINLNVEGGKLQVRFDVENGAYKNVWLIGPAKFVFKGTI; from the coding sequence ATGCAGCAGACTTTTTACAAATATCAAGGAACGGGAAACGATTTTGTGATGATTGATAATCGTCAACAAACATTCGACAAAAATAATACCAAACAAATCAATTGGTTGTGCGACCGACGTTTTGGCATAGGTGCCGACGGACTTATCCTTTTGGAAAACCACGACGATTACGATTTTAAAATGGTGTATTACAATGCCGACGGAAACGAAAGTACCATGTGCGGTAATGGCGGACGTTGTTTAGTGGCTTTTGCCCAGCAACTCGGTGTTATAAAAAATAAATGTACTTTCGAGGCCATTGACGGGCTGCACCACGCTAAAATAAACGATGGCATTGTTGAGCTGCAAATGCAGGATGTCGATACGGTTGAGCAGTTTAAAAATCACGTGTTTTTAAATACGGGTTCGCCACACCACGTTCAGTTTGAAAATAAAATTGAAGGTTTCGATATAAAAAATGTCGGTGCAAAAATAAGATACGGGCAACCATACAATCAAGAGGGCACTAACGTGAATTTCGTAAAAAAGATTGACGACGGTGCGTTTCGGGTACGCACCTACGAGCGTGGGGTAGAGGATGAAACCTTGTCTTGCGGAACGGGCGTTACTGCGGTGGCCATTGGTATGCACTATATTGGCGAAACTGAAAAAAACTTAATAAACCTGAATGTTGAAGGCGGCAAACTGCAAGTACGTTTCGATGTTGAAAACGGTGCCTATAAAAATGTTTGGCTCATTGGCCCTGCTAAATTTGTTTTCAAAGGAACGATATGA
- the dnaA gene encoding chromosomal replication initiator protein DnaA, translating into MSVTAQSVWNNCLEFIKDNIQPQAYKTWFEPIVAVKLTDTALSIQVPSKFFYEWLEEHYVKILKVALTKELGETAKLVYIIKMENTYGNKQPFTEKIPSSNRSAVKSQDVDIPLNNKNPELRNPFVIPGIRNVKIESQLNPNYSFENFLEGDSNRLARSAGLAVAAKPGGTSFNPLLIFGGVGLGKTHLAHAIGVDIKDKYPEKTVLYISAEKFTQQYIDAIKKNNRNDFIHFYQIIDVLIIDDVQFLSGKTGTQDVFFHIFNHLHQNGKQVVLTSDKAPVDMQDIEQRLLSRFKWGLSAELQSPDFETRVSILRNKLYRDGVEMPDEIIEYVAKNIKTNVRELEGAIISLIAQSSFNKKEITLDLARVIVEKFVKNTKREVSIDYIQKVVSDYFQMDVDTLQSKTRKRHIVQARQLAMFFAKKFTKASLASIGSQIGKRDHATVLHACKTVDNLSSTDKQFRKYVEDITKKLSV; encoded by the coding sequence ATGAGTGTAACTGCGCAATCGGTTTGGAATAACTGTCTTGAATTTATAAAGGATAATATCCAACCGCAAGCATACAAAACATGGTTTGAACCCATCGTTGCAGTGAAGCTTACAGATACTGCTTTAAGCATTCAAGTGCCCAGTAAGTTTTTTTACGAATGGCTTGAAGAGCACTATGTGAAAATTTTAAAAGTTGCCCTTACCAAAGAATTGGGCGAAACAGCCAAGTTGGTTTACATTATTAAAATGGAAAACACCTATGGCAACAAGCAACCTTTTACAGAAAAAATTCCTAGCTCTAACCGAAGTGCGGTAAAATCACAAGATGTTGACATTCCTCTAAACAATAAAAATCCAGAATTGCGAAATCCATTCGTTATTCCCGGAATAAGAAATGTTAAGATTGAGTCGCAACTTAACCCGAATTATAGCTTTGAGAATTTCTTGGAAGGCGATTCCAACCGATTGGCCAGAAGTGCTGGTTTAGCGGTAGCCGCCAAACCAGGAGGCACATCGTTTAATCCGTTGCTTATTTTTGGTGGCGTTGGTTTAGGAAAAACCCATTTAGCGCACGCTATTGGTGTTGATATAAAAGACAAATACCCCGAAAAAACGGTACTGTATATTTCTGCTGAAAAATTTACACAACAATATATTGATGCGATAAAAAAGAATAATAGAAACGACTTTATTCACTTTTATCAAATTATTGATGTATTGATTATTGACGATGTACAATTCCTTTCTGGAAAAACAGGAACGCAAGATGTATTCTTCCATATTTTCAACCACTTACACCAAAACGGCAAACAAGTGGTACTAACCAGTGATAAAGCACCGGTTGATATGCAGGACATTGAGCAACGTTTGTTATCGCGTTTTAAGTGGGGATTATCGGCCGAATTGCAGAGCCCCGATTTTGAAACCCGTGTTTCTATTTTAAGAAACAAATTGTACCGCGATGGTGTTGAAATGCCCGATGAAATTATTGAATACGTGGCCAAAAACATCAAAACCAATGTGAGGGAATTGGAAGGCGCTATTATTTCATTGATTGCACAATCATCGTTCAACAAAAAGGAAATCACTTTAGATTTAGCTCGAGTTATTGTTGAAAAATTTGTAAAAAACACCAAAAGGGAGGTGTCTATCGATTATATCCAAAAGGTGGTTTCAGATTATTTTCAAATGGATGTAGACACCCTTCAATCGAAAACCAGAAAACGCCACATTGTACAGGCGCGCCAATTGGCTATGTTTTTTGCCAAAAAATTCACAAAAGCGTCATTAGCCAGTATTGGTTCGCAAATAGGGAAACGCGACCACGCTACGGTACTACACGCTTGCAAAACAGTAGACAATCTATCTTCAACCGACAAGCAATTTAGAAAGTACGTTGAAGACATCACCAAAAAACTGTCTGTTTAA
- a CDS encoding DUF2279 domain-containing protein: MFSQSKLNTFLKPSDSLNTSRRNAVVATETSLSALTLLGLNQIWYADFERSKFHTVNDNSQWLQMDKLGHAFTAYQMGKHGAQLLNWSGVQKKDQLIYGATLGFTFLTAVEVLDGYSKEWGFSWGDILANGAGTGLYIGQELLWNEQRIALKYSFHQTKYASLNPNKLGATYIEQMLKDYNGQTYWLSFNLHDFFKESNIPKWLNVAVGYGGEGMLYGSKDIDSQLLTNYDRYRQFYLSFDINLSKIRTESRLLMTVFDVFNMIKIPFPTLEFSNKGAVFHLFYH; this comes from the coding sequence TTGTTTTCGCAGTCTAAGCTCAATACTTTTCTAAAACCCAGCGATAGTTTAAATACATCACGACGAAATGCAGTTGTCGCTACCGAAACTTCACTTTCTGCATTGACTTTACTGGGGCTTAACCAAATTTGGTATGCCGATTTCGAACGCTCAAAATTCCATACGGTTAATGATAATAGCCAATGGTTGCAAATGGATAAGTTGGGGCACGCCTTCACCGCCTACCAAATGGGAAAACATGGAGCGCAGCTTTTAAACTGGAGCGGGGTTCAAAAAAAAGACCAACTCATTTACGGTGCGACTTTGGGTTTTACTTTTTTAACAGCTGTTGAGGTGCTAGATGGTTACTCCAAAGAATGGGGCTTTTCATGGGGCGATATTCTGGCAAACGGAGCAGGAACGGGGCTATACATTGGGCAGGAATTGCTTTGGAATGAGCAACGAATTGCGTTAAAATACTCTTTTCATCAAACAAAATATGCATCCTTAAATCCAAATAAGCTCGGTGCAACGTATATAGAGCAAATGTTAAAAGATTATAACGGGCAAACTTATTGGTTGAGTTTTAATCTGCACGACTTTTTTAAAGAAAGTAACATACCCAAATGGCTCAATGTAGCCGTGGGTTATGGCGGAGAAGGGATGTTGTACGGTTCAAAAGATATTGACAGTCAATTGTTGACAAATTACGACAGGTACAGGCAATTCTATTTAAGTTTTGATATAAATTTGAGTAAGATTAGAACCGAATCAAGATTATTGATGACTGTTTTTGATGTTTTTAATATGATAAAAATACCCTTTCCTACGCTGGAATTCAGCAATAAAGGGGCTGTATTTCATCTATTCTACCATTAA
- a CDS encoding peptidoglycan-binding protein LysM, whose translation MVKHIAGFTTLTLTVIVLLGTSFQTDETIDLGNYSTEGLNLNYTVIDDTQQSDDLLALLKDDDADEVFTPYLGKSFVGFKEALAFKESGGNYNSVNTYGYLGKYQFGASTLKLIGIHNPAKFLKNPRLQEKAFLANTARNKWILRRDIKNFVGKRINGIIVTESGILAAAHLAGPGSVKKYLRSYGLDNFADGYGTTVYYYMKRFSGYDTSFVKPNKKAKAI comes from the coding sequence ATGGTAAAGCATATAGCAGGTTTTACAACCCTTACGCTTACAGTAATAGTGCTTTTGGGCACTTCGTTTCAAACTGATGAGACCATTGATTTGGGCAACTATTCTACAGAAGGCTTAAATTTAAACTACACCGTTATTGATGACACTCAACAAAGCGATGACCTTTTGGCTTTATTGAAAGACGATGATGCTGATGAGGTGTTCACACCTTATTTAGGAAAATCGTTTGTGGGATTTAAGGAAGCTTTGGCCTTTAAAGAGTCTGGCGGTAACTACAATTCGGTAAATACTTATGGGTATTTGGGAAAGTACCAATTTGGAGCATCTACACTAAAATTAATCGGAATACACAACCCAGCTAAGTTTTTAAAGAACCCAAGGTTGCAGGAAAAGGCCTTTTTGGCCAATACGGCACGTAACAAATGGATTTTAAGACGGGATATTAAAAACTTTGTTGGAAAGCGCATTAACGGCATTATTGTCACCGAATCAGGTATTTTGGCAGCGGCCCACTTGGCCGGTCCAGGTAGCGTGAAAAAGTATTTACGTAGTTATGGCTTAGATAACTTTGCTGATGGCTACGGAACAACGGTTTACTACTATATGAAGCGTTTTTCTGGATATGATACGTCGTTTGTAAAACCCAATAAAAAGGCAAAAGCGATCTAA
- a CDS encoding thioesterase family protein: protein MKFDKIQIRVRYGETDQMGIVYHGNYALYLEMGRIEWLRKHGISYKSMEENGVMLPVISLSINYKKSAVYDDVINVKTQLKKRPSAKIEFDYEITNEVGEILTTASTVLVFIDKNTNRPIRAPKYITDLLED, encoded by the coding sequence ATGAAATTCGACAAAATACAAATAAGAGTGAGGTACGGTGAAACCGATCAAATGGGCATTGTTTATCACGGAAACTACGCATTATATCTTGAAATGGGTAGGATTGAATGGTTGCGAAAGCACGGAATATCGTATAAATCGATGGAAGAAAACGGGGTAATGCTACCCGTAATTTCACTCAGCATAAATTATAAAAAATCAGCGGTTTATGATGATGTAATTAACGTAAAAACTCAACTAAAAAAACGCCCTTCTGCGAAGATAGAATTTGACTATGAAATCACTAATGAAGTAGGTGAAATTTTGACCACAGCAAGTACCGTTTTGGTATTTATTGATAAAAATACCAATCGGCCAATAC
- the mltG gene encoding endolytic transglycosylase MltG: protein MYIKKILLAIAVLGLVVAAYFAYFVYNAMLRPNTAFNNEEAYIYVPTNVSYDEVRSQLEPLLDDMDSFDALAERKKYTSNIKAGRFMIKKGMSNNDIINSIRSKNLPIKLSFNNQETLEKLAGRIATQIEADSLSLLEAMTNEPFLAENNFSEATALGMYLPNSYEFFWNTSAEDFRSRMLKEYKRFWNESRLAKAKEIGLSPAEVITLASIVHEESKQASEQPRIAGVYMNRLRIGMPLQADPTLKFAAYQLPKYKNTIIKRVLNVHKEIDSPYNTYKRRGLPPGPIAMPDISAINAVLNYEKHKYLYFAADASRLGFHKFAKNLSQHNANARAYQRYLSQQGINK, encoded by the coding sequence ATGTACATAAAAAAGATACTCCTGGCCATTGCGGTTTTAGGTTTGGTAGTGGCCGCCTATTTTGCCTATTTTGTTTACAACGCCATGCTAAGGCCCAATACAGCATTTAATAACGAGGAAGCTTATATCTATGTGCCTACAAATGTTTCATATGATGAAGTTAGGAGCCAATTGGAACCTTTGCTCGACGATATGGACTCGTTTGATGCTTTGGCCGAACGGAAAAAATACACTTCAAATATCAAAGCGGGCCGTTTTATGATAAAAAAAGGCATGAGTAATAACGATATTATCAATTCCATTCGAAGTAAAAACTTGCCCATAAAATTATCGTTCAACAATCAGGAAACTTTGGAAAAGTTGGCCGGACGAATCGCTACTCAAATAGAAGCCGATAGTTTGTCGCTTTTGGAAGCCATGACCAATGAACCATTTTTAGCTGAAAATAATTTTAGTGAAGCCACAGCTTTGGGGATGTATTTACCAAATAGTTATGAATTCTTTTGGAATACTTCTGCGGAAGATTTCAGAAGCCGAATGCTTAAAGAATACAAGCGTTTTTGGAACGAAAGCCGATTGGCAAAAGCCAAGGAAATAGGATTGTCGCCTGCCGAAGTGATTACTTTGGCCTCAATTGTGCACGAAGAGTCTAAACAAGCCAGCGAACAACCTCGAATTGCTGGCGTATATATGAACCGATTGCGTATTGGGATGCCGCTTCAGGCCGACCCCACTTTAAAGTTTGCCGCTTATCAGCTTCCAAAATATAAAAATACCATCATTAAGCGCGTTTTGAATGTTCATAAAGAAATCGATTCGCCTTATAATACATATAAAAGAAGGGGCTTACCTCCTGGACCAATAGCTATGCCAGATATTTCGGCTATAAATGCTGTGCTCAATTACGAAAAGCACAAGTATTTATATTTTGCTGCCGATGCCAGTCGTTTGGGATTCCATAAGTTTGCCAAAAACCTTTCGCAACATAATGCCAATGCAAGGGCATACCAACGTTACTTATCACAACAAGGCATCAACAAGTAG
- a CDS encoding SAM-dependent methyltransferase — MTNRIGQLYLIPTTLGDHDPMEVLPASVKHVIENTNTFIVENEKTARRFIKRICPEKSQPSLNIFLLNKFTEATEVPGFLNPCLQGTDVGLLSEAGCPGVADPGADVVKIAHEKNIKVVPLVGPSSILMAMMGSGMNGQSFAFNGYLPIDKAERKKEIKRLERLSFEHNQSQLFIETPYRNNKMLEGLISVLDQNTSICVACDITLPTEFIKTLTAKQWKKNMVDLHKRPTIFIIHKF; from the coding sequence ATGACAAACCGAATAGGCCAACTTTACTTGATTCCAACCACTTTGGGCGACCACGACCCCATGGAAGTACTTCCGGCTTCAGTAAAACATGTAATTGAGAACACCAATACTTTTATTGTTGAAAATGAAAAAACGGCAAGGCGCTTCATAAAACGTATCTGCCCGGAAAAGTCACAGCCCTCGCTTAACATTTTTCTGTTAAACAAATTCACTGAAGCCACCGAGGTTCCCGGTTTTTTAAATCCTTGTTTACAAGGAACAGATGTTGGTCTGCTTTCGGAAGCCGGATGCCCTGGGGTGGCCGATCCTGGAGCCGATGTGGTAAAAATAGCCCACGAAAAAAACATAAAAGTGGTGCCGCTTGTTGGCCCTTCTTCAATTTTAATGGCTATGATGGGTTCGGGCATGAACGGACAAAGTTTTGCATTTAATGGTTATTTGCCCATTGATAAAGCCGAACGTAAGAAAGAAATAAAGCGTTTAGAACGTCTGTCGTTTGAGCATAATCAATCGCAACTATTCATTGAAACGCCTTACCGAAACAATAAAATGCTCGAAGGGCTAATTTCTGTTTTAGACCAAAACACGAGTATTTGTGTAGCATGCGATATCACCCTTCCAACGGAATTCATTAAAACCCTAACTGCCAAACAATGGAAAAAAAATATGGTAGACCTTCATAAAAGACCTACCATTTTTATAATCCATAAATTCTAA
- a CDS encoding PQQ-dependent sugar dehydrogenase, whose product MPIANGEILLSYQQPYSNHNGGKLAFGGDGFLYIGSGDGGSGGDPQNRAQNITSLFGKLLRIDVSGNSGYTIPNSNPYSNSANGPDDPRLEIFAIGLRNPWKFSFDKSTNDLWIADVGQNDYEEINMVNGSGSPGDNYGWRCYEGTHEFNTSANCPTGGLSATIAPIAEYPHEGSGCSGSITGGYVYRGTNYPNFSGKYFFADYCKQNIGILTNNGSWSLAFQTANISQGWTSLGKDANGELYIAGGSSIYKITDANLNSKTFDNTDFNLYPNPATEQVTFHLPHLFNETASISIYNIKGRKMKTHYPAEKTFSFSMETYQKGLYFVEVNLNNGSKLSKKLIIH is encoded by the coding sequence TTGCCAATAGCCAACGGAGAAATTTTACTAAGTTACCAACAGCCTTACAGCAATCATAACGGCGGAAAGTTAGCCTTTGGCGGCGATGGCTTTCTTTATATTGGATCAGGTGATGGCGGTAGTGGAGGCGATCCACAAAACCGCGCGCAAAATATCACCAGCCTTTTCGGGAAATTATTACGCATTGATGTAAGTGGAAACAGTGGCTACACCATTCCCAATTCAAATCCGTATTCTAATTCGGCCAACGGACCCGATGACCCAAGGCTCGAAATTTTTGCTATTGGATTAAGAAATCCATGGAAATTTTCATTTGACAAATCTACAAACGATTTATGGATTGCCGATGTGGGTCAAAACGATTACGAGGAAATCAATATGGTAAATGGCTCCGGCTCACCGGGCGATAATTACGGGTGGCGGTGCTACGAAGGCACACACGAATTCAACACCAGTGCTAATTGTCCAACTGGCGGATTAAGTGCAACCATTGCTCCAATTGCAGAATACCCCCACGAAGGCAGTGGTTGCTCTGGCTCCATTACTGGCGGTTACGTTTACCGTGGCACAAACTACCCCAACTTTAGTGGAAAATATTTTTTTGCCGATTATTGCAAACAGAACATTGGCATTTTAACCAATAACGGTAGTTGGTCGCTAGCTTTTCAAACCGCAAATATTAGCCAAGGTTGGACGAGTTTGGGCAAAGATGCCAATGGTGAATTGTACATTGCCGGAGGTTCCAGCATTTACAAAATAACCGATGCCAATTTGAACTCCAAAACTTTCGATAATACAGATTTCAATTTGTACCCCAATCCTGCTACTGAGCAGGTTACTTTCCATTTACCCCATCTTTTTAATGAAACTGCATCTATTTCAATTTATAATATTAAGGGGCGAAAAATGAAGACGCACTACCCTGCTGAAAAAACATTCAGTTTTTCTATGGAAACTTACCAAAAAGGGCTTTATTTTGTGGAAGTAAATTTGAACAACGGTTCAAAACTTTCAAAAAAACTTATCATTCATTAA
- a CDS encoding PQQ-dependent sugar dehydrogenase has translation MKHLTAIWFCLLTALGFSQTIQLETFATGFSNPVEMAHANDNRLFVVEKSGIIKVVTPDGSVNATPFLDISNLVGSGGERGLLGLAFSPDYNTSGKFYVNYTDNTSSNTPNTIIARYTVSNNSDIANSQRRNFTKLPTALQQS, from the coding sequence ATGAAACATTTAACCGCCATTTGGTTTTGCCTATTAACCGCTTTAGGGTTTTCGCAAACCATTCAACTCGAAACCTTCGCTACTGGATTTTCAAATCCTGTGGAAATGGCCCACGCCAACGACAACCGATTATTTGTTGTTGAAAAATCAGGAATTATTAAGGTAGTGACTCCCGACGGCAGCGTCAATGCCACGCCGTTTTTAGATATTTCAAACTTGGTGGGCTCCGGCGGCGAACGCGGACTATTAGGCTTGGCTTTTTCACCAGATTATAATACTTCTGGAAAGTTTTATGTAAACTATACCGACAACACCAGCAGCAATACCCCCAATACCATTATAGCACGATATACCGTGAGCAACAATTCAGATATTGCCAATAGCCAACGGAGAAATTTTACTAAGTTACCAACAGCCTTACAGCAATCATAA